The Mangrovivirga cuniculi genomic sequence TTTTTAAATTTTCATGTTTAAACACTTATTCCTTAAGATTTTAACCTGAAATGGTCAGCTTCTGTTTATTACAAATGAGATTTCTTTTAATCCAAAGGCTTTTATACCCTCATCTGTTGACACCTGAAGTTTACCTTCATTATTTACTCCAAGGATAGTTCCATGAAAAAATTTATCTCCTGCCTGAAATAATCTTTCTTCCTGGTACCAAAGCATATTTCTATAATAAAGTGATTTTAGATAAGATGATTTTCCAGCTCTTAGTTTTAGATAAAAGGCCTCAATATTTTGGAGTATACGGAAATAGTAATCTTCAATTTCTATTTCCTTATTGGTCTCTAAAAATATAGAAGTAGCGGATGGATGGAGATTATGAGTCTGATTAATATTACTTCCAATGCCAATGATCCCTTGTTCTATTTTTCCATTTTTTAACATATTTTCTATCAATATCCCGGCGATCTTAAGTTTTTCAACGTAGATATCATTAGGCCATTTTATGTAAACATCTTTATCGGGGATAAAAGATTTTATTGTTTCGCATACTCCCAGGCTGATGGCCGCTGTAAGCAGGAATTGATTGCCTGCATCAAGAGTTTTGGGATATACAACTATACTCAATAAAAGATTTTTACCTGGTTCAGATTCCCAGGTATTACCGCGCTGACCTTTGCCGGCCGTTTGATTTGTTGTCCAGACAACATGGCCGTCCATCAAGTTTTTGCTTTGCGATAACCCTGCGGCTATGTCATTCGTAGACTGACATGATGGCAGATAATTGGAAGTTCTTCCTAATATTAAAAGATTGGTAGAATTTTTATGCAATTATTTTTAGTACTTTT encodes the following:
- a CDS encoding biotin--[acetyl-CoA-carboxylase] ligase; translated protein: MHKNSTNLLILGRTSNYLPSCQSTNDIAAGLSQSKNLMDGHVVWTTNQTAGKGQRGNTWESEPGKNLLLSIVVYPKTLDAGNQFLLTAAISLGVCETIKSFIPDKDVYIKWPNDIYVEKLKIAGILIENMLKNGKIEQGIIGIGSNINQTHNLHPSATSIFLETNKEIEIEDYYFRILQNIEAFYLKLRAGKSSYLKSLYYRNMLWYQEERLFQAGDKFFHGTILGVNNEGKLQVSTDEGIKAFGLKEISFVINRS